In Taeniopygia guttata chromosome 6, bTaeGut7.mat, whole genome shotgun sequence, the genomic stretch AGCTGCCCGATGGTGTCACTCATGCTGGCGCTGAGCCGCAGGTCCTTGCCGGTGGAGAGGCGCACCTTGAGGGTGAACTCCCGCCGGGCATTGGGCGGGGGCTCCGCCGGCTCCACCGCCTCCTCCTCGCTGCGCTCCAGGATCAGGTTGACGGGGGGTGCAAGGCAGTAGACAGGCAGCTGGTACCGGTTGCCCAGCTCATCATAGCACTCCGTCAGGGACCCTAGGGACAGCACGACAAGATGATAAGGCTGGGCATCCCCATGGACCACTCAAATGGGGACAGGGCCACCTCAAGCAGCGTGGCACAGCCTGCCTTACTCCCCCTGGCTGGACTGAGCTCTGGATGGCAGGTGGGAGCCCCTTTCTACTCCAGCCTGGGACCCCCAAGCGCCCAATATAGGGCACTCAGCACACAGCCCACGCAAACCCCCAGTGCTGACCCTCACCATGGGGCAGGGTGATGCTGGCTCCATCGAGGATGGCCTGGGCCAGGCTGTGGTCATTGGCTTCTACAGCATAGGCAGCTGCCTTCAGGGCATCCCAGATCTCCTTGCGGCCTTCAAAGGCTGGTGCCGTGTCCCAGAACTCGTCCCGCTTGCTGCGCAGCTGCCCGTCTGTCATGGGGTAGTCACTCTTCCACTTGGGACACTCCTTCTTCAGGGGCTCATTGCGCCCTGCAGAGGGGGGATATTCAGCCAAAGGACAGGGTTTTCCTTCAGGTCCTGAATCCCTCACCTCCCCATAACCACAGGTTCTTCCTGGGAACCTCCTGCACCCCAGCAAGGGTCTGAGGGATCACCCTGTCCAGTGAACAACAGCCCCCAGTGTAGCCAGGGGTAACGGGGCTAAAGCAAGCCTGGCCCAAGATCCCACTGGCCCCACAGCAGTTGCTCCCCCAAGTGACACCCTTTGCCCCCAGAGGGGACAAGGGCTCTTGCTTCCTTATTTGTGGGACCAGCCACTGCCCCGTAGGGTGGCCACAGGGCCTCGGGGCCCTTTGAGGTAGAGCAGTATTTATAGCTTGGGGAATTAGCCAGGAAATAAGCTGGTGAGTTGGAGTGAGAAGGGGATTAcaaaggctgagctgcagcaaagcagggTCAGGACTTCACTGTCCCCTATGCCCACCCTGGGATGACAGGGACCAGCTGCAGGCAAGACAGCATCCCAGGCATCAGGGGGACAGAGGGCATCGCTGCCAGACTGCAGGTGCCCCAGCAACGAGCTGAACTGAACTGGCTCTCCATGAAACAGCCCCTAGCCACATCCCCACAGACCTTCAGCAGCCAGCATTGCCCAGGGGTCTGAGGCACCCCAGTGCCAGTCCCAGAGCATCATGCCCTCACTACGCTGGGCTGTGGCCCTGTGGGAACAGCCCCATCCCATCAGTCCCACAGCCAGGCCGGACACGTGGGACAGGAAGGAGTTGTTGTCActcccagctgagctggggacaATGAATGATAACAGCTCCTTCCTGTCACCCCCCTCCCTGAGCTGGCCCGGCAGCGCCCCTCCTGTGGGGACAGGATGAGGGGAAAGTGAGGCTCCAGCTGGGCACGAAGATGCCTGTGCCCACACAGCGACCTGCCAGGCAAGGTGATGCCACACGCCCACTGGAGACAGCCACCACCGGCAGCTGTGGGCTGAGCCAAggtccccaggcagctgctcctgagcaagTGTGCGGTGACACAGAGCACTACATGACCTTTTAGATTGTACCGACCCTGCCTCACCCGAACCAAGACCACTGGAGCCAGCACAGCATCTGCTTCCCAGCAAGCACCCACCTCAGGGTGTGCCCAAGGGGCACAGGTGCTCAGCtaccccagggctgggcaccaagcatccctggcaggcagcatcCATCCTGCCCACACCCCTGGAGGAGCAAGGGCAGCCgactgcagccagtgctgccgATTCAGCAGTCACGGTGCTGGGCCAGAGGGATTTGCAGCACCACAGGACACGGCAAGGTCAGAGGCAACACCTGCCCCAGGAGGGCAGCGGAGAAGTGTCCACAGCCAGCCTGAAGGACACGTCTGGGATCATGTCCCTACACGGCTATGGCCACCAGGCTGGGGCACACGTTCTCACAGGCAGGACTCCTGGCCAGCACTGCCAGTCAGCACCattctcccagctctgcttgtAACAAAGGGAAGAGGCTGGCCCAGGAAAGGAGCTGTGGGGGTCGGCTGTGGCAGGGACCGGCTGTGGCTGCCTCGTGTGTACAGACATAACCAGCAGCCTTGCCCAGGTAGGCAGGGGCTTAAGCCTAGTCTATTTATTGCTACCGCCCTGCTGGGCCTGCACCTTCTAATCACCTCCTGGTGCTCTATTCCTAGCCCCTTGTGCAACTCtccacagcagcaccaccagACAGGTCCATCCGCTCGCTCTGCCCGGACTCGAGCCAACAGGATCTGGCTGGCagcctgctgcctcctgccctgtgcctgcagctccctgcctgtggcTCAGCACCCTGCAGTGCCCTCGTGAGGGACCCCCGGGCAGAAGAATGTGACCCAAAGGCTTCCCTACCCTGggcctgctccctgcctgcaggagccTTAGGCAGCCTCAGATGACAGgtcctggaggccccagagaAGATGTCAGCCAGAAGGCACACACCACTGcttccagcagtgctggctggtCCACTCCCGagtcaggcagggctgggatgctgtgtgCCGCGGGcatgcccagctcctgctgtggtAAGCTGGCCACCCCAGGGACAATGCTGTCACCTGCTTCCGGGAGTCCTTGAAGGACCCCTCCACAGGAGGTCACAACAAgccccagccagagcaggagctggccaGGAAGGTGGGATGCTTAGCAGAGTCTCTGAGGCAGCAGAggtgggcaggcagagcccccaTCCCTGCTGATGGTAGGTCCTTGTGTACTGGGACCTGCTGGCCCAGAGCAGTGTCCCCATACTGCTGGTAAGAGCAGCTGTAGCCTTGCTTCACCCCCACCacttgctgagcagctcccaTGGGCTGGTGGAACCATGCAAGCAAAGGCAGGAAGCAGCCAGGGCACCTGGCACAagggacagccctgctctgccaggaagGGACATACTGGAAGAAAGCATGTCAGTGACTGACAGCAGTATACCAGGAAGGGACCATGACCC encodes the following:
- the UBTD1 gene encoding ubiquitin domain-containing protein 1 produces the protein MGGCVGRQRRERPAAGGNTRKRAGRNEPLKKECPKWKSDYPMTDGQLRSKRDEFWDTAPAFEGRKEIWDALKAAAYAVEANDHSLAQAILDGASITLPHGSLTECYDELGNRYQLPVYCLAPPVNLILERSEEEAVEPAEPPPNARREFTLKVRLSTGKDLRLSASMSDTIGQLKKQLQAQEGIDLAWQRWFFSGKLLTDRTRLQETKIQKDFVVQVIVNQPLPPRN